A section of the Elizabethkingia anophelis R26 genome encodes:
- a CDS encoding IS110 family transposase, which produces MSNLEKKVIGVDVSSTILVMSFLDDENHSTIITINNSTTCIEKSLKRWDKHQFKIVVEATGSYSSKILYYAYSMGFEVYQVSGLSIKKFSEVKHHISKTDEQDAVLIRNFGEVMKMDPYEPKKENIEFLEQELNLWQDLEQEKARYTLKLKSLCQKPILNKSVIKHYETIIKRINKDIENLQKRLPSLEDKEFKENKDLLTSINGIGKKTALLLLASTNNFKNFKHSKALCKYFGVVPKMYHSGNKKISIGKCRTSKGFIRSILYVCSWSAIRFNKQCKALYERILEKKKCKKVALIAVCNKLLRQAFGIINSKIQYQHNY; this is translated from the coding sequence ATGTCAAATTTAGAAAAAAAAGTAATCGGAGTAGATGTGAGCTCTACGATTTTAGTGATGAGTTTTTTAGATGATGAGAATCATTCGACTATCATCACAATTAATAACAGTACAACATGTATTGAGAAGAGTCTGAAAAGATGGGATAAACATCAATTTAAAATTGTAGTGGAAGCCACAGGATCTTACAGTAGTAAAATTTTATATTATGCCTATTCTATGGGATTTGAGGTTTACCAAGTGAGTGGACTATCTATAAAAAAGTTTTCAGAAGTAAAACATCACATCAGTAAAACAGATGAGCAGGATGCTGTGTTAATAAGGAACTTTGGAGAAGTTATGAAAATGGATCCTTATGAACCGAAGAAAGAAAATATTGAGTTTTTGGAGCAGGAGCTCAACCTATGGCAGGATTTAGAACAGGAAAAGGCAAGATATACATTGAAACTAAAATCACTTTGTCAAAAGCCGATCCTTAATAAATCAGTTATAAAACACTACGAAACAATTATTAAAAGGATTAATAAAGATATTGAAAACCTTCAGAAAAGGCTTCCAAGTCTGGAAGACAAAGAATTTAAAGAAAATAAAGATTTATTAACCAGTATAAATGGAATTGGGAAGAAGACAGCTTTATTATTACTTGCTTCAACCAATAACTTTAAGAATTTCAAACATTCAAAAGCACTTTGCAAATATTTTGGAGTTGTCCCTAAAATGTATCATTCCGGGAATAAGAAAATATCAATTGGTAAATGTAGAACCAGTAAAGGGTTTATAAGGAGTATTTTATATGTCTGTTCCTGGAGTGCAATTCGTTTTAACAAACAATGCAAAGCGCTTTATGAAAGAATTCTGGAAAAGAAAAAATGTAAAAAAGTGGCATTAATTGCTGTTTGTAATAAGTTGTTAAGACAGGCTTTTGGAATTATAAATAGTAAAATACAATATCAACACAATTATTAA
- a CDS encoding SRPBCC domain-containing protein has product MNNKSYTTAFSVDQTPRECFHAIKNFRGWWSEEIEGETDKLDETFLYHYKDVHLSKLRLVEEIPDKKLVYDVLDNQFSFTENKNEWRGTKLVFEISENNGKTTVKFTHDGLVSEEECYNVCTDAWGNYINNSLYNLISNGRGVPNPKEADGFNAEIVKKWNLT; this is encoded by the coding sequence ATGAATAATAAAAGTTACACTACAGCATTTTCTGTCGACCAGACACCACGTGAATGCTTCCATGCAATAAAAAACTTTAGAGGTTGGTGGTCTGAAGAAATAGAAGGCGAGACGGATAAATTAGATGAAACATTTCTCTATCATTATAAAGATGTTCATCTTTCGAAGCTCAGATTGGTTGAAGAGATTCCGGATAAAAAACTGGTTTATGATGTTTTGGATAACCAGTTTAGTTTTACAGAAAATAAAAACGAATGGCGGGGAACAAAACTGGTTTTTGAAATCTCCGAAAATAATGGTAAAACAACTGTAAAGTTTACTCATGATGGATTGGTGTCGGAAGAAGAATGCTATAATGTTTGTACCGATGCCTGGGGAAATTATATCAACAATAGTCTTTATAATCTAATCTCTAATGGAAGGGGAGTGCCCAACCCAAAAGAAGCAGACGGCTTCAATGCCGAGATTGTAAAGAAATGGAACCTTACATAA